From the genome of Marixanthomonas ophiurae, one region includes:
- a CDS encoding gliding motility lipoprotein GldH, with amino-acid sequence MRNLFLVAIAGLLASCNTDAVMSDTHSLPNYWDKNDTIAFSIPQLDTLKQYNVFLHLRNTNDYRFNNLFLIVSMEFPHGKTIQDTLEYRMAEPDGAWLGEGIGSLKDSKLWFKEDVTFPEEGTYQLRIMQAVRNNGDVEGVTKLEGITDVGFSIEEASQQQ; translated from the coding sequence ATGCGTAATCTTTTTTTAGTTGCAATAGCAGGTTTATTAGCCTCTTGCAATACCGATGCTGTTATGAGCGACACCCATTCGTTGCCTAATTACTGGGATAAAAACGACACCATTGCGTTTTCAATTCCGCAGTTAGACACGTTAAAACAGTATAATGTCTTTTTACATCTTCGGAATACAAATGACTATCGTTTTAACAACCTTTTTTTAATTGTTTCGATGGAATTCCCGCACGGTAAAACCATTCAAGATACGTTAGAGTACAGAATGGCCGAACCTGATGGCGCATGGCTAGGTGAAGGAATTGGAAGTTTAAAAGACAGCAAACTTTGGTTTAAAGAAGATGTTACGTTTCCAGAAGAAGGCACATATCAACTTCGCATCATGCAAGCCGTACGCAATAACGGCGATGTTGAGGGCGTTACCAAACTAGAAGGCATTACAGATGTTGGTTTCAGCATTGAAGAAGCATCGCAACAACAATAA
- a CDS encoding CoA transferase subunit A, with the protein MINKTVSNVEEACKGIKDSMTLMLGGFGLSGIPENAIKELVRLNIQDVTCISNNAGVDDFGLGLLLRKHQIKKMISSYVGENKEFERQMLSGEMEVELIPQGTLAQRCQAAQSGIPAFFTPAGYGTEVAEGKETREFDGKMHVMEKAFKADFAFIKAWKGDEAGNLIFKGTARNFNANMSGAAKITVAEVEELVPAGELDPNQIHIPGIFVQRIFQGKDYEKRIEQRTVRPKK; encoded by the coding sequence ATGATTAATAAAACGGTTTCAAATGTTGAAGAAGCTTGTAAAGGCATAAAAGACAGTATGACTTTAATGCTAGGCGGCTTTGGATTAAGCGGAATTCCTGAAAATGCTATCAAAGAATTAGTTCGGTTAAATATTCAAGATGTAACGTGTATTTCTAATAATGCAGGTGTAGATGATTTTGGATTGGGATTACTGCTTAGAAAACACCAAATAAAAAAAATGATTTCATCGTATGTAGGTGAGAACAAAGAATTTGAACGCCAGATGTTAAGTGGCGAGATGGAGGTTGAGTTAATCCCTCAAGGAACTTTGGCGCAGCGGTGTCAAGCTGCCCAAAGCGGTATTCCAGCATTTTTTACACCTGCAGGTTATGGAACTGAAGTTGCCGAAGGAAAAGAAACTCGAGAGTTTGATGGTAAAATGCATGTAATGGAAAAGGCCTTTAAAGCCGATTTTGCTTTTATAAAAGCTTGGAAAGGTGATGAAGCAGGTAACCTAATTTTTAAAGGAACTGCTCGAAACTTCAATGCGAATATGAGTGGTGCTGCCAAAATAACGGTAGCTGAGGTTGAAGAATTAGTGCCAGCCGGAGAATTAGATCCTAATCAAATACACATTCCAGGAATATTTGTACAACGAATTTTCCAAGGAAAAGATTATGAAAAGAGAATTGAACAACGAACCGTAAGACCTAAGAAATAA
- a CDS encoding CoA transferase subunit B, translated as MSLSKEQIAQRIAKEVKDGYYVNLGIGIPTLVANYVRDDIQVEFQSENGILGMGPFPFEGEEDPDLINAGKQTITALPGASFFDSAMSFSMIRGQHVDLTILGSMEVAQNGNIANWKIPGKMVKGMGGAMDLVASAENIIVAMMHTNRAGASKLLKECTLPLTGVECVRKIVTNLAVLEIKDNAFHLLERAPGVSIDEIKEATEGELVVNGEIPEMKF; from the coding sequence ATGTCATTATCTAAAGAACAAATAGCACAACGCATCGCGAAAGAAGTAAAAGATGGTTATTACGTAAATCTTGGTATTGGTATTCCAACCTTGGTTGCCAATTATGTACGGGACGATATTCAAGTAGAATTTCAAAGCGAAAACGGAATTTTAGGAATGGGGCCTTTCCCTTTTGAAGGAGAAGAGGATCCAGATTTAATTAATGCAGGTAAACAAACTATTACAGCGTTGCCAGGCGCTTCATTTTTCGATTCGGCTATGAGCTTTTCCATGATTCGTGGTCAGCACGTAGATCTGACTATTTTAGGATCTATGGAGGTGGCACAAAACGGAAACATTGCCAACTGGAAAATACCGGGAAAAATGGTAAAAGGAATGGGCGGCGCGATGGATTTGGTGGCTTCTGCCGAAAATATAATAGTTGCGATGATGCATACTAATAGAGCCGGTGCCTCAAAATTATTAAAAGAATGTACTTTGCCGCTTACTGGCGTAGAATGTGTGCGCAAGATAGTTACCAACCTTGCAGTTCTTGAAATAAAAGACAATGCTTTTCATTTACTGGAACGTGCACCTGGTGTGAGTATTGATGAAATTAAAGAAGCTACTGAGGGTGAATTGGTAGTAAACGGAGAAATTCCCGAGATGAAATTTTAA
- a CDS encoding ABC transporter ATP-binding protein: protein MNNNLLLSINNLSISFGKKPNLVEVIHDISFSISENEILGVVGESGSGKSVTAMSIMGLLPEKQSHVKGEVLFQKKNILEISAKEFRNIRGKEIAMIFQEPMSALNPSLSCGYQVSEIIQHHLNYSASEAKKETLSLFEKVKLPRPKELYNSYPHQISGGQMQRVMIAMAIACKPKLLIADEPTTALDVTVQKEILMLLKELQQETGMSLLFISHDLALVSEIADRVVVMYKGNIVETDTVIELFKNPKDEYTKALLASRPTLEKRLEKLPTISSIADNSFVPKVETSQTRAKRHKKIYTQTPLLEVKNLEKEYYSNAGFFKTIQTVKAVNDVSFAIFEGETMGLVGESGCGKSTLGKTILQLEKATKGHILYRGKELTQLKASEIRKLRKEIQLIFQDPYSSLNPRVLIGESITEPMKVHNIGSSKKERQEKAKKILNRVGLDESYYYRYPHELSGGQRQRVGIARTIALEPKLVICDESVSALDISVQAQVLNLLNELKDDFGFTYLFISHDLAVVKYMADQLLVMNEGKIEEIGDADEIYANPQKEYTKKLIDAIPKGI, encoded by the coding sequence ATGAACAACAATTTGCTTCTTTCAATTAACAATCTTTCCATTTCCTTCGGAAAAAAACCAAATTTGGTTGAAGTTATCCATGATATTTCCTTTTCAATTTCTGAAAATGAGATACTTGGTGTAGTAGGAGAATCCGGTTCCGGAAAATCAGTCACGGCTATGTCAATCATGGGGTTGTTACCTGAAAAACAATCACATGTAAAGGGCGAAGTCCTCTTTCAGAAAAAGAATATTTTAGAAATAAGTGCTAAAGAGTTTCGGAATATTCGCGGAAAGGAAATCGCTATGATTTTTCAGGAACCCATGAGTGCATTAAACCCTTCATTGAGTTGCGGATATCAAGTTTCAGAAATAATACAACACCATTTAAACTATTCTGCTTCCGAAGCAAAAAAAGAGACGCTGTCTCTCTTTGAAAAAGTAAAACTTCCAAGACCCAAAGAATTATATAACAGTTATCCGCATCAAATTAGTGGTGGGCAAATGCAACGGGTTATGATTGCCATGGCGATTGCTTGTAAACCTAAATTGCTTATTGCCGATGAGCCAACAACAGCTTTGGACGTTACCGTTCAAAAAGAAATTTTAATGCTATTGAAAGAATTGCAACAAGAAACGGGAATGAGTTTATTGTTTATCTCACACGATTTAGCTTTGGTTTCAGAAATCGCAGATCGGGTAGTAGTTATGTACAAAGGTAATATTGTTGAAACAGATACTGTAATTGAACTATTTAAAAACCCAAAAGACGAATATACTAAAGCTTTACTAGCTTCACGCCCAACGTTAGAAAAACGTTTGGAAAAATTACCTACCATTTCTTCTATTGCAGATAACAGTTTTGTGCCAAAGGTAGAAACATCGCAAACTCGTGCGAAACGACATAAAAAAATCTATACACAAACACCATTGCTAGAAGTAAAAAACCTCGAAAAAGAATATTATAGTAATGCCGGTTTTTTTAAAACTATACAGACGGTAAAAGCAGTAAATGATGTAAGCTTCGCCATTTTTGAAGGCGAAACCATGGGCCTTGTAGGTGAGTCTGGCTGCGGAAAATCAACTTTGGGTAAAACCATTTTACAATTAGAAAAAGCCACAAAAGGGCATATTTTATACCGCGGAAAAGAATTAACGCAATTAAAAGCTTCAGAAATACGAAAACTGCGCAAGGAGATTCAGCTTATTTTCCAAGATCCGTATTCGTCTTTAAACCCACGTGTTTTAATTGGTGAATCTATAACCGAACCCATGAAAGTACACAACATTGGCTCATCAAAAAAAGAACGCCAAGAAAAGGCAAAAAAAATATTAAACCGGGTTGGGTTAGATGAGTCATATTATTATAGATATCCGCACGAACTTTCCGGCGGACAAAGACAACGTGTAGGTATAGCTCGAACTATCGCTCTAGAACCCAAATTAGTTATTTGCGACGAGTCGGTTTCTGCATTAGATATTTCAGTACAAGCTCAGGTTTTAAATTTGTTGAATGAATTGAAAGATGACTTTGGGTTTACTTACTTATTTATCTCCCACGATTTGGCGGTTGTAAAATATATGGCCGATCAATTATTAGTAATGAATGAAGGGAAAATAGAAGAGATAGGCGATGCAGATGAGATTTACGCCAATCCTCAAAAAGAGTATACCAAAAAATTGATTGATGCGATTCCGAAGGGGATTTAG
- a CDS encoding penicillin-binding protein 1A, which translates to MAKEQAKKSASKKKPKKQKDDTGRHIRTFWKIFGIGIGLIILVFLFASWGFFGSLPDETSLENPEKNLATEIISADGKTLGKFYKENRTPVKYEELPDHLINALIATEDARYYDHSGIDAKGTLRAAVFLGSRGGASTISQQLAKLFFTEQVSDNKLERGLQKIKEWVISTRLERRYTKEEILTMYFNEYDFLNQAVGIESAASIYFDKSPTELTTAESAMLVGMFKNSSLYNPLRNPVGVKNRRNVVLSQMEKYDFITESVKDSLQALPLEIKYTPQGHDEGIATYFREYARAFMSDWIKENPKTDGSQYNIYSDGLKVYTTIDSKMQEYAEEAVDMHMRNLQKEFDSQNEKNKTAPFRDITEEETEQIFKSAMRRSDRWREMEKQGKDKEEIIASFKKKAQMRIFSWTAENNAIDTIMTPMDSIRYYKRFLRASLMSMTPQTGEVKAWVGGVNYKHFKYDMVKTGHRQIGSTFKPFVYATAIDQMHMSPCDTLPNTQYTIEEGKYGLLKPWTPRNAGGDYGGMVTLKEALARSINTVTARLIDRVGPKPVIELISKMGVDTKNMPAAPSIALGTPDVSLYEMVGAYSVFANEGVYVKPTLIQRIEDKNGTVLYQNVPETKDVISDETAYVTVSLMQGVVQSGSGSRLRGTWRGGHMYKNVITGYPYDFKNPIAGKTGTTQNNSDGWFMGIVPNLVTGVWVGGEDRATHFRSTAYGQGATMALPIWAIYMKKCLADEELNVSDENFKRPSGVTIETDCAKWREDNQDVDDVPDEFDF; encoded by the coding sequence ATGGCAAAAGAACAAGCTAAAAAATCGGCCTCGAAAAAAAAGCCGAAGAAACAAAAAGACGATACCGGAAGACACATTAGAACCTTTTGGAAAATATTTGGTATTGGAATAGGATTGATAATTCTTGTCTTCCTTTTCGCTTCGTGGGGCTTCTTCGGAAGTTTGCCTGATGAAACCAGTCTTGAAAACCCTGAAAAAAATCTCGCCACCGAGATTATCTCTGCAGATGGTAAAACATTAGGAAAGTTTTATAAAGAAAATCGAACTCCAGTTAAATATGAAGAACTACCCGATCATTTAATAAACGCATTAATTGCAACTGAAGATGCTCGCTATTACGATCACTCAGGTATTGATGCTAAAGGAACGTTGAGAGCAGCAGTTTTTTTAGGATCTAGAGGTGGTGCTAGTACTATTTCACAACAATTAGCCAAATTGTTTTTTACTGAACAAGTTTCAGATAATAAATTAGAAAGAGGGCTTCAGAAAATAAAAGAGTGGGTTATTTCTACTCGTTTAGAACGTCGCTATACAAAGGAAGAAATATTGACTATGTACTTTAACGAGTACGATTTTCTTAATCAAGCGGTTGGTATTGAATCTGCAGCCAGCATTTATTTCGATAAAAGCCCTACCGAACTCACTACAGCAGAATCTGCTATGTTAGTTGGGATGTTTAAAAACTCTTCTTTATATAATCCATTAAGAAATCCAGTTGGAGTTAAAAATCGTAGAAATGTGGTGTTATCTCAAATGGAGAAGTACGATTTTATAACTGAAAGTGTAAAAGATTCACTACAAGCATTACCGCTTGAAATAAAATACACCCCACAGGGTCACGATGAAGGGATTGCAACGTATTTTAGGGAGTATGCTCGTGCTTTTATGTCAGATTGGATCAAGGAAAACCCAAAAACAGACGGTTCTCAATACAATATTTATAGTGATGGCTTAAAAGTATATACGACTATAGATTCTAAAATGCAGGAATACGCTGAAGAAGCTGTCGATATGCATATGAGAAATCTTCAAAAAGAATTTGACAGCCAAAACGAAAAAAACAAAACAGCACCTTTTCGTGATATTACCGAAGAAGAGACCGAGCAAATTTTTAAATCGGCCATGCGACGAAGCGATCGTTGGCGCGAAATGGAAAAACAAGGAAAGGATAAGGAAGAAATTATAGCCAGTTTTAAAAAGAAAGCACAAATGCGCATCTTTTCTTGGACTGCCGAGAATAATGCCATCGATACCATTATGACCCCAATGGACTCCATTCGGTATTATAAACGTTTTTTACGAGCCTCTTTAATGTCGATGACGCCACAAACAGGAGAAGTAAAAGCTTGGGTAGGAGGTGTTAATTACAAGCATTTTAAGTACGATATGGTAAAGACAGGACACCGTCAAATTGGCTCTACATTTAAACCTTTTGTCTATGCTACGGCGATAGACCAAATGCATATGTCGCCCTGTGATACGCTTCCAAATACACAATATACTATTGAAGAAGGAAAATATGGTTTATTAAAACCTTGGACTCCAAGAAATGCTGGAGGTGACTATGGAGGTATGGTAACCTTAAAAGAAGCTTTGGCGCGCTCAATTAACACCGTAACAGCTAGATTAATAGATCGTGTTGGGCCAAAACCAGTAATTGAGTTGATTTCAAAAATGGGAGTAGATACTAAAAATATGCCTGCAGCACCATCGATTGCATTGGGTACACCAGATGTTTCTTTATATGAAATGGTAGGCGCTTATAGTGTTTTTGCCAATGAAGGTGTATATGTAAAACCAACACTTATACAACGCATAGAAGATAAAAATGGAACTGTTTTATATCAAAACGTTCCTGAAACCAAAGATGTAATCAGTGACGAAACCGCCTATGTAACGGTAAGCCTTATGCAAGGAGTGGTGCAGTCTGGGTCGGGTAGTAGACTGCGAGGAACGTGGCGTGGAGGTCACATGTATAAAAATGTCATTACAGGCTATCCATACGATTTTAAAAATCCAATCGCTGGAAAAACTGGAACTACACAAAATAATAGTGATGGTTGGTTTATGGGGATTGTTCCTAATCTAGTAACCGGTGTTTGGGTTGGCGGTGAAGACCGTGCTACGCATTTTAGAAGCACCGCTTACGGTCAAGGAGCAACTATGGCATTACCTATTTGGGCTATTTATATGAAAAAATGCCTCGCCGATGAAGAGCTTAATGTTTCCGATGAAAACTTTAAACGTCCTTCGGGTGTCACGATTGAAACAGATTGTGCTAAATGGAGAGAAGACAATCAAGACGTAGATGATGTGCCAGACGAGTTTGACTTCTAG